In Camarhynchus parvulus chromosome 28, STF_HiC, whole genome shotgun sequence, the following proteins share a genomic window:
- the F2RL3 gene encoding LOW QUALITY PROTEIN: proteinase-activated receptor 4 (The sequence of the model RefSeq protein was modified relative to this genomic sequence to represent the inferred CDS: deleted 1 base in 1 codon) produces MGTLGNRQLLLCWALWGLCLASDYDDYSQNSTSEQPGAPEVTPCLRAIPGDEATVNNVTYLLIPEATRAQLGSAVTVRLIPCLYVLVFLLGLPSNALALWVLAARAERRAPTVFLMNLAMADLLLISVLPFKISYYFLGNHWPFGEGLCRLTTALFYGNMYCSVLLLSCISVDRYLAVAHPFSSRAFRTPTLAASTCAGVWLCSAALTLPLTLQQQSYPLLGAGLTLCHDVLPRHEDDGFYFYYFVVLISCAFLLPLVLLVLSSGAVLRILLCGGRRYGHAAKLTALMVVTLVVFYAPSNILLLLHYSSPFSRLHGRLYLSYMVSLALSTFNSCADPFVYYYVSEDFREKVRRKVFRGSKKTTTSLKTSKETLPLPRSKHSLV; encoded by the exons ATGGGCACCCTTGGgaacaggcagctcctgctctgctgggccctCTGGGGACTCTGCCTGGCCTCAGACTATGATG atTACTCCCAGAACAGCACCAGCGAGCAGCCCGGTGCACCAGAGGTCACCCCTTGTCTCCGAGCCATTCCGGGGGACGAGGCCACGGTCAACAACGTCACCTACCTGCTGATCCCCGAGGCCACCCGTGCCCAGCTGGGCAGTGCCGTCACTGTGCGCCTCATCCCGTGTCTGTATGTCCTGGtgttcctgctggggctgccctccAACGCCCTGGCCCTGTGGGTGCTGGCCGCGCGGGCCGAGCGCCGGGCCCCCACCGTGTTCCTGATGAACCTGGCCATGGCCGACCTGCTGCTCATCTCCGTGCTGCCCTTCAAGATCTCCTACTACTTCCTGGGCAACCACTGGCCCTTTGGAGAAGGGCTGTGCCGCCTCACCACGGCCCTGTTCTACGGCAACATGTACTGCTccgtgctgctgctcagctgcatcAGCGTGGATCGCTACCTGGCCGTGGCTCACCCCTTCTCCTCCCGTGCTTTCCGCACTCCCACCTTGGCCGCCAGCACCTGTGCTGGggtctggctctgctctgccgCCCTGACGCTGCCCctgaccctgcagcagcaaTCCTACCCCCTGCTCGGGGCAGGCCTCACGCTGTGCCACGATGTCCTGCCCCGGCATGAAGATGATGGGTTctacttttattattttgtggtGCTGATCTCCTGCGCCTTCCTGCTGccgctggtgctgctggtgctgagctcgGGCGCAGTGCTGCGCATCCTCCTG TGCGGGGGCCGCCGCTACGGCCACGCTGCCAAGCTCACAGCCCTCATGGTGGTCACCCTCGTGGTTTTTTATGCTCCCAGtaacatcctgctgctgcttcactactccagccccttctccaggctgcacGGCCGGCTGTACCTCAGCTACATGGTCAGCCTGGCCCTCAGCACCTTCAACAGTTGCGCTGATCCCTTTGTCTATTACTACGTGTCGGAGGATTTTCGGGAGAAGGTGAGGAGGAAAGTGTTCAGGGGcagcaaaaaaaccaccacatcCCTAAAGACCTCCAAGGAAACGCTGCCGCTGCCCCGTTCCAAGCACTCGCTGGTGTGA